A single genomic interval of Spinacia oleracea cultivar Varoflay chromosome 6, BTI_SOV_V1, whole genome shotgun sequence harbors:
- the LOC110790573 gene encoding expansin-A18-like yields the protein MSRQTMMRVNFGSYNPVVVVVVVVVLLATMTVVDGYDNYNGQSSYTPSSSYTPSSPWQSAHATFYGDETASETMGGACGYGSDSGYGFETTALSTVMFNNGKACGSCYEIMCVDSKWCYNNVPSIKITVTNLCPPNWEQSADAGGWCNPPRSHFDLSKPIFMKIADWTAGIVPVNYRRVSCARTGGIRFKFEGNPDWLLVSVLNVGGNGDVSEMWVKGTETDWISMSRNWGASFQAFSKLGGQCLSFKLQNEDGNVVVAYNVAPVDWCTGQTYQSDTNFN from the exons ATGAGTCGTCAAACGATGATGAGAGTAAATTTTGGAAGCTACAACCCCgtcgtggtggtggtggtggtggtggtgttatTAGCGacgatgacggtggtggatggTTATGACAACTACAACGGTCAAAGTTCATACACGCCGTCATCCTCCTACACGCCCTCGTCACCATGGCAATCAGCCCATGCTACGTTTTACGGAGATGAAACTGCCTCTGAGACCATGG GGGGAGCTTGTGGGTACGGGTCCGATAGTGGGTATGGGTTCGAAACAACAGCACTTAGCACGGTGATGTTTAACAATGGGAAAGCTTGTGGTAGTTGTTATGAGATAATGTGTGTCGACTCAAAATGGTGTTATAATAATGTGCCTTCTATTAAGATCACTGTCACAAACCTCTGCCCTCCGAACTGGGAGCAGTCCGCCGATGCAGGCGGGTGGTGCAACCCGCCTCGCTCCCATTTTGACTTGTCTAAGCCCATATTCATGAAGATCGCTGATTGGACGGCTGGTATTGTCCCCGTCAACTATAGAAG GGTGTCGTGTGCGAGGACAGGAGGGATTAGATTTAAATTTGAAGGGAATCCAGACTGGTTATTGGTATCTGTGTTGAACGTGGGCGGAAACGGAGATGTATCCGAAATGTGGGTAAAAGGTACTGAAACTGATTGGATTAGTATGAGTCGGAATTGGGGAGCTTCTTTCCAAGCATTCTCCAAGTTAGGAGGGCAATGTCTCTCTTTCAAGCTCCAAAATGAAGATGGGAATGTTGTTGTTGCTTACAATGTTGCACCAGTTGATTGGTGTACTGGCCAAACTTACCAATCCGATACCAATTTTAATTGA
- the LOC110791143 gene encoding replication protein A 70 kDa DNA-binding subunit E, giving the protein MAVNLTEGAIEAMCNGDTEIKPLLQVADIRLVNTQNQNSATERYRLLLSDGVHLQQGMLATQRNELVKTGALQKGSVIRLMQAVCNVIQNRTIIIIIELEVIQVVCPAIGEPTHYVSGGARPTAQVPSPVGGQTGMIPGNVQHSNLHPSVNSSTARPNGAGDGVVQQPKLEPRTAQMQSYGGPVSSSYSTNNGSSLNPKPVFAAGNSTNTAISGTYGAKTEFSRAPPNAAYARNQQPAFQQQQQQASSVYMNRGPVTRNEVIPRVVPIAALNPYQGRWTIKARVTSKGELRHYNNTRGDGKVFSFDLLDSEGGEIRVTCFNNVVDQFHNLIEEGKVYLISKGTLKPAQKNFNHLKNDYEISLDITSQVQLCVEDDNKIPRQQFHFRPISDIEGIESNGIVDLIGVVSSISPSSSIMRKNGTETLKRSLQLKDMSGKSVELTLWGNFVNAEGQTLQNMCDSGNNPVVAVKTARVSEFNGKCVGTLSSSQFFIEPDFPEAQKLREWFDREGRNTPSISISRVTASLGKTDARKTLSQIKDEKLGTSEKPDWITVHGTVSFVKTDNFCYTACPILIGERQCSKKVTNNGDGKWRCDRCDQSVDECEYRYVLQLQIQDHTSLTWATAFQEIGEEIMGISAKNLYYLKNEEQDDDKFTEITRAAVFNKYIFKLKVKEETFSDEQRVKSTVVKAERVDFAAECRYLLGLMEKIKLGDAAVKSENVTTNTVSGVSYTNNNISQSGNQYSGGGGYGGGGGGGYGGGVTASGTLMTCSSCGGVGHNAGNCPSIINSQGNFGNNQTVNAGNTNSGQVQCYKCQKLGHFARDCPGLSAVPPAYGSSNLGPGRFGGGQRQHVGGF; this is encoded by the exons ATGGCGGTTAATCTTACCGAAGGCGCAATCGAAGCGATGTGTAATGGCGACACTGAAATTAAACCCCTGCTACAAGTCGCCGATATTCGTCTCGTAAATACTCAAAACCAGAACAGTGCTACAGAGCGGTACCGGCTTTTGTTGTCCGATGGTGTGCATTTGCAGCAAGGGATGCTCGCTACGCAGCGGAATGAACTCGTTAAAACTGGGGCGTTGCAGAAGGGTTCGGTTATTCGGCTTATGCAAGCCGTTTGTAATGTCATTCAGAATCGGAC AATTATAATTATCATTGAGCTTGAAGTGATACAAGTAGTGTGCCCGGCAATTGGAGAACCAACTCATTATGTGAGTGGTGGTGCTAGACCCACTGCACAAGTGCCCTCTCCTGTGGGTGGTCAAACTGGGATGATTCCCGGGAATGTTCAGCATTCAAATCTTCATCCATCAGTCAATAGCTCCACTGCTAGACCTAATGGAGCAGGGGATGGTGTTGTACAGCAGCCGAAGCTGGAACCACGGACAGCTCAAATGCAGTCTTATGGCGGCCCTGTTAGCAGTTCTTATTCTACAAATAATGGATCTTCTTTGAACCCTAAACCAGTATTTGCTGCTGGAAATTCTACAAACACTGCCATTTCTGGTACATATGGAGCCAAAACAGAGTTCTCACGTGCTCCTCCAAATGCTGCTTATGCACGCAATCAGCAACCTGCCtttcagcagcagcagcagcaggccTCTTCAGTGTACATGAATAGGGGTCCTGTTACAAGGAATGAGGTGATCCCTAGAGTGGTTCCAATTGCTGCCTTAAATCCCTACCAAGGTCGATGGACAATCAAGGCAAGAGTAACATCAAAGGGTGAACTTCGGCACTATAACAATACGCGTGGAGATGGGAAAGTATTTTCCTTTGATCTTTTAGATTCTGAAGGTGGAGAAATTCGGGTTACTTGCTTTAATAATGTGGTTGATCAGTTCCATAACCTAATTGAGGAAGGCAAAGTATACTTGATATCAAAAGGGACGTTGAAACCTGCTCAGAAGAATTTCAATCATCTTAAAAATGATTATGAGATCTCTTTAGACATCACATCTCAAGTTCAACTTTGTGTTGAAGATGACAATAAAATTCCTAGGCAGCAGTTCCATTTCCGGCCCATCAGTGACATCGAGGGAATAGAGAGCAATGGTATTGTTGACTTGATCGGTGTTGTTTCTTCAATCAGTCCATCATCCTCAATAATGAGGAAGAatggaactgaaactctgaaaAGGAGTCTTCAATTGAAGGATATGTCTGGAAAAAGTGTTGAATTGACCTTGTGGGGTAATTTTGTTAATGCAGAAGGTCAGACCTTGCAAAATATGTGTGATTCCGGAAATAACCCTGTTGTAGCTGTCAAAACAGCTAGAGTATCCGAGTTCAATGGGAAGTGTGTTGGAACTCTTTCCTCTAGTCAGTTTTTTATAGAACCAGATTTCCCAGAGGCTCAGAAACTGAGGGAATGGTTTGATAGGGAAGGAAGGAACACGCCTTCTATTTCCATTTCAAGAGTGACTGCAAGTTTGGGTAAGACGGATGCACGCAAAACTTTGTCACAAATTAAGGATGAGAAGTTGGGGACCTCCGAAAAACCTGATTGGATTACAGTCCACGGTACCGTATCATTTGTTAAAACAGACAATTTCTGCTATACAGCATGTCCGATCCTGATTGGGGAACGTCAATGTAGCAAAAAGGTAACAAATAACGGAGATGGGAAATGGCGGTGTGATAGATGTGATCAATCTGTTGATGAATGTGAGTATAGGTATGTTCTCCAGCTTCAAATACAGGATCATACTAGCCTAACTTGGGCAACAGCATTTCAGGAAATTGGTGAAGAGATTATGGGAATCTCTGCTAAAAACTTGTACTATTTGAAAAACGAGGAACAAGATGATGATAAGTTTACAGAAATTACCCGCGCAGCTGTTTTCAATAAATACATATTTAAGTTGAAAGTAAAGGAGGAGACTTTCAGTGACGAGCAACGAGTTAAGTCAACTGTGGTGAAGGCAGAACGGGTTGACTTTGCTGCTGAATGCAGGTATCTTTTGGGATTAATGGAGAAAATCAAATTAGGTGATGCTGCTGTCAAATCTGAGAATGTCACTACTAATACTGTTTCTGGTGTGAGTTATACTAACAACAACATAAGCCAATCAGGAAACCAGTATAGTGGTGGTGGCGgctatggtggtggtggtggtggtggctatGGTGGTGGTGTTACTGCTTCTGGAACACTTATGACCTGTAGTAGTTGTGGTGGTGTTGGTCATAATGCAGGAAATTGTCCTAGTATTATTAACAGTCAAGGAAACTTTGGAAATAATCAAACAGTAAATGCTGGTAACACTAATTCTGGACAGGTACAGTGTTACAAATGCCAAAAGTTAGGGCATTTTGCAAGGGATTGTCCTGGATTAAGTGCTGTTCCTCCAGCTTATGGTAGTAGTAATTTAGGTCCTGGTAGATTTGGTGGCGGTCAAAGACAACACGTTGGAGGTTTCTAA
- the LOC110790738 gene encoding expansin-A7-like encodes MGREMMMRVNIGSFNLVVVVFLATMMVRSAVVDAKYGNFKRYGAYAPSTSYTPTTSYTPTVDSLPWQSAHATFYGDETGSETMGGACGYGNLHDSGYGFETAALSSVMFNNGNACGSCYEIKCVESKWCFADAPPIKITATNLCPPNWYQSNDAGGWCNPPRCHFDLSKPMFMKIAEWTAGIVPVSYRKVPCARQGGIRFQFQGNPYWLLVSVLNVGGSGDLAAMWVKGTETDEWFSMSRNWGASFQAFAKLGGQCLSFKLQNPDGKIVISYNVAPAYWSTGQTYQADNNFY; translated from the exons atgggtcGTGAAATGATGATGAGAGTAAATATTGGAAGCTTCAACCTTGTCGTGGTAGTGTTCTTAGCGACGATGATGGTGAGATCGGCGGTCGTGGATGCCAAGTATGGTAATTTCAAACGTTACGGTGCGTACGCACCGTCAACCTCCTACACGCCCACAACCTCCTACACGCCAACGGTAGATTCGTTACCATGGCAATCAGCCCATGCTACGTTTTATGGGGATGAAACTGGCTCTGAGACCATGG GAGGGGCGTGTGGGTACGGAAACTTGCACGACAGTGGCTACGGGTTCGAAACAGCAGCACTTAGCTCGGTGATGTTCAACAACGGGAATGCTTGTGGGTCGTGTTACGAGATCAAATGTGTCGAGTCAAAATGGTGCTTTGCTGACGCGCCTCCTATTAAGATCACGGCTACCAACCTCTGCCCTCCTAACTGGTACCAATCCAATGATGCGGGCGGGTGGTGCAACCCGCCCCGCTGCCATTTCGATTTGTCTAAGCCCATGTTCATGAAGATTGCTGAATGGACCGCCGGAATTGTCCCCGTCAGCTACAGAAA GGTGCCGTGTGCAAGGCAAGGAGGGATTAGATTTCAATTCCAAGGGAACCCATACTGGCTACTAGTATCTGTCTTGAACGTAGGAGGAAGTGGAGATCTAGCCGCAATGTGGGTGAAAGGAACTGAAACTGATGAATGGTTTAGCATGAGTCGAAATTGGGGTgcttcttttcaagcatttgcAAAATTAGGAGGCCAATGTCTCTCTTTCAAACTCCAAAATCCAGATGGGAAGATTGTTATATCTTACAATGTTGCACCCGCTTATTGGTCAACCGGTCAAACTTACCAGGCCGAtaacaatttttattaa
- the LOC110791166 gene encoding expansin-A7-like has product MGREIIWRLSSFGSFNLLVVLMTVVVMRSTAVDGYYGYNTYNAPPGAPIYNPSTAWNFAHATFYGDETVSETMGGACGYGNLYDSGYGISTAALSTVLFNNGEACGACYEIKCVYSKWCYNYAPSIKITATNYCPPNWYQSADAGGWCNPPRAHFDLSKLMFMKIAVWTAGIVPVNYRRVPCVRTGGIRFQFQGNPHWLLVYVMNVGGSGDVVKMWVKGSKSTVWISMSRNWGASFQVFSELGGQALSFKVKNGAGHTLVDYNVAPFYWSAGQTYQGRINFY; this is encoded by the exons atgggTCGTGAAATAATATGGAGATTATCAAGTTTTGGAAGCTTCAACCTCTTGGTGGTGTTGATGACGGTGGTTGTGATGAGATCAACGGCCGTGGATGGCTATTACGGGTACAACACGTACAACGCGCCGCCCGGTGCACCTATCTACAACCCATCGACGGCTTGGAATTTTGCACATGCTACGTTTTACGGGGATGAAACTGTCTCTGAGACCATGG GAGGAGCGTGCGGGTATGGGAACTTGTATGATAGCGGGTATGGAATATCAACAGCAGCGCTTAGCACGGTGTTGTTCAACAATGGGGAAGCTTGTGGAGCTTGTTACGAGATCAAGTGTGTCTACTCAAAATGGTGCTACAATTACGCGCCCTCCATTAAGATCACGGCCACAAACTACTGCCCTCCGAACTGGTACCAGTCCGCCGATGCAGGCGGGTGGTGCAACCCGCCCCGGGCCCATTTTGACTTGTCTAAGCTTATGTTCATGAAAATTGCTGTGTGGACGGCCGGCATTGTACCCGTCAACTATAGAAG GGTCCCGTGTGTAAGAACAGGAGGAATCCGATTCCAGTTCCAAGGAAACCCACACTGGTTACTAGTGTACGTGATGAACGTGGGAGGAAGCGGAGATGTAGTAAAAATGTGGGTGAAAGGGTCTAAAAGTACTGTATGGATAAGTATGAGTCGTAACTGGGGAGCTTCCTTTCAAGTATTCTCCGAATTGGGTGGTCAAGCTTTATCTTTCAAGGTCAAGAATGGAGCTGGACATACCCTTGTAGATTACAATGTTGCCCCTTTTTATTGGTCCGCGGGTCAAACTTATCAGGGAAGGATTAATTTTTATTAA
- the LOC110791134 gene encoding uncharacterized protein, translated as MDFFLNKMKASTSECPFDEQDIQQCPFLRNISKPTNLSFSPASLPVPVAGFKGPIFEDGPNFDLAFNLFHGKDGVVPLSRKSSFQADDDHLEPQSAPMFNPLAAKAATISLSAFGLGGPFGFNFFADKWKKQKQKQKSESSGKKDNFAKEGNPSGHEALSNEWLQTGNCPIAKSYRAVNHVLPLVAKHLQPPSGVKLHCPPAIVAARAALARTAFVKNLRPQPLPAKMLCIAALGMASNIPLGIWREHTQKFSLSWFIAVHAAVPFIAMLRKAVLMPKTAMALTVGASILGQVIGSRAERIRLKKATEKQFVAPEKAVYHPEKAVYHDFAGYSSESDHVEGITNSCCGNHKMMLETLHSKGDNAGSSGTSVCF; from the exons ATGGACTTCTTCCTTAACAAAATGAAGGCATCCACATCTGAATGCCCCTTTGATGAACAAGATATTCAGCAATGTCCATTCTTGAGGAACATAAGCAAACCCACAAACTTGTCATTCTCACCCGCGAGTCTTCCAGTTCCA GTTGCTGGATTcaaaggtccaatctttgaaGATGGTCCAAACTTCGATTTGGCTTTTAACCTTTTCCATGGAAAGGATGGGGTTGTCCCACTTTCCAGGAAGTCAAGTTTTCAAGCTGATGATGATCATTTGGAACCCCAATCTGCTCCGATGTTTAACCCGTTAGCTGCAAAAGCAGCTACAATTAGTTTGTCAGCATTTGGACTCGGGGGGCCATTTGGTTTCAATTTCTTTGCTGATAAGTGGAAGAAGCAGAAGCAAAAGCAGAAGTCAGAGTCATCCGGGAAAAAGGATAATTTTGCTAAG GAAGGAAATCCATCAGGACATGAGGCTCTCAGCAACGAGTGGCTTCAAACCGGAAACTGCCCAATCGCAAAGTCTTATCGGGCTGTAAATCATGTGCTTCCCTTAGTTGCCAAACATCTTCAACCGCCATCGGGTGTCAAACTCCATTGCCCGCCTGCTATAGTGGCTGCCAGGGCGGCTCTTGCTCGAACCGCCTTTGTGAAAAACCTCCGCCCTCAACCTCTACCAGCAAAAATGCTTTGCATTGCTGCATTAGGCATGGCATCTAACATACCTCTGGGTATATGGAGAGAACACACTCAGAAATTCTCATTATCATGGTTCATTGCAGTTCATGCTGCTGTACCCTTTATAGCCATGCTTAGAAAAGCTGTTTTAATGCCCAAAACTGCCATGGCATTAACAGTTGGTGCATCTATATTAGGTCAGGTAATTGGGTCAAGAGCAGAGCGGATTCGGCTGAAAAAAGCTACTGAAAAGCAATTTGTAGCTCCAGAAAAAGCTGTTTATCATCCAGAAAAAGCTGTTTACCATGATTTTGCAGGCTATAGTTCAGAATCAGATCATGTTGAGGGTATTACTAACTCTTGTTGTGGAAACCATAAAATGATGTTAGAGACACTTCACAGCAAGGGTGATAATGCAGGATCATCTGGAACTAGTGTTTGTTTCTGA